The nucleotide window TAGAATAGTTAAAAATATTGGAGCAGCAGGATTAGAAATATCATATACTAATACTTGGTCAGTTCTTTCAAGGCCAACAAATAGAATATAACGTTGATTAGCTATATTTAAAACTTCTACGCTTTCAGGTTCGGCACCTTTATCGTCACTTCTTTTATCGTCATCATTAAATTTATCAGAAGTAGTTGCTAGTAGTTCTTTAGCAATTGTATTTCCACTGTCGTAAATTAAATTTCCATTTTCAGACCAAATACTAAAAGAGCGTGCACCATAAGAATATAATTTATCATAATCTCCGTCATTATCTGTATCGCCTATATCTAAAGCAATTTTTAATCTTCCTAAATTAGCTTCATTTTGATAATCATTTACAGAAGGAAAAACAGTTGGGTCTAATTTTATTTTTTTAATTCTTTCTTCATTAACAAATCCAGGAGTTCCATCATACTCTCTAGCGTCACCTTCATTTGCTGAGATAACATAACCAACTCCTTTTATAGTAACATGAGTTATAGCATCAGGTTGATACATTCCGTAAACTGGTACTTGTCGTAATTCTTTTTTACCGTCTTTATTACTTGGGTCAATTGAGTTTTTAGCTATGCTATAGTCTTTAAAACCTAAAGGATAAATAGTTTCTATTGTTTTTGTAATCAAATTTATTTTGGCAATTCCGTTGTTTTCTTGAAGTGAAACCCAAGCAGTTTTTGAATCATCTGAAATAGTTATGTATTCTGGTTCAACATCTTTAGCTAAAGTAGCATTGGGGCCAAATACTCTAAAACCTTTACTTTCTAATTCAGCCTCTTGAGAGTTAAACGAAGAAAAATCAAGAGTAGTTATTTGTTTGTTTTCAATAGAAATAATGCTAACACTTCCTAAAGGGTCATTAGTATAGTCTTTATTAGGTTCACCTTCGTTTGCGCAAACAATCATTTTCCCATCTTTAGAAAAAGTGACCATGTCAGGTAATGCCCCTACAGTAAAAGAAGCTTCTAATGATTGATCATCTGTATTGTAAAGCGCAATTTTCCCATTACTTTGTTTATTGTTATTTTCAATAGCTACAGCTAATTTACCATTGTATATACTAACGCTATTAGGTGATCCACTTGTTATTGTTATTGGTGTTTTTTTTACAGGTGTATTTAAATTTGTTATGTCATAAATTGAGATTTCTTTTTTTTCAACATTTACAATAAATATTTTTTTAGTTTTCGCATCATAAGCAGTTATTTTTGAAGCACCTTCACCGCCTACTTTAATTGTTGTTTTATGTTTAAAATTCACATTAGTGTTTTCAAGGGCAGGAGCTGGAGAGTCATCATTACAACTTGCAATGAATAAAAAAGATAATGCAATAATACTTTGTGCTAAATTTTTCATGGTTTTTATATTTCAGGCAAAGCTGTAAGTTCTTTTTTAACTAAAAGTTAGTGTAAGTGTAAGTATTTGTTATGATTAGTTAATAATTGTTTTAAAATTGTAAATTTGATAAAATCAATTAGCTAGGTAATGGATAATACATTATACAATCAAATTTTTTTAAAGCCAAGGTTTCAAATAGATTTTGAAATGAAAGCCGATTTATTACTTGAAAAAATAAAAACTAACATAGACGAAAACCAGAAGTTTAAAATGAAGGTTGTTGATAATCATATTATAGTTGATGTGCCTGAGAAAGAAAACCATTATTGGTCACCGCAATTACAAATAGAAATTGAAGAGTTAACTGAATATACAAGTAAAATTAAAGGTTTGTTTGGTCCTAAGCCCCAGGTTTGGACATTGTTTATGTTTATACACTTTGGTGTTGCTACTGCATTTTTAATTTTTGCTGTAGTTGCATATAGTAATTGGTCTTTAAAAAAAAGTGGATTTTTTCCTATAGTAATGCTTGTAGTTTTACCTTTACTATGGATTGTACTATATGCCATAGGAAGTATAGGTAAATCAACTGGGAAAAAGCAGATGGATGAACTTAAAGAATTTACTAAGCAGATTTTAAAAAATATTAAATAAAGTTAATCTTTATATCCAAAACGTTTTAATTGTTTATCATTAGAACGCCAGTTTTTGTTAACTTTTACATATAAATCAAGAAAAACTTTTTTATCAAAAAAACGCTGTAAATCTTTACGAGCTTCTGTACCAACTCGTTTAATTGCACTTCCTTTATGACCAATTATAATACCTTTTTGGGTATCACGTTCAACCATAATTACTGAGCGAATTTTTATAATATCTTCTTCTTCAGTAAAACTTTCTGTTTCTATTTCAACAGAATATGGAATTTCTTTTTTATAATGTTGTAGTATTTTTTCTCTAATTTTTTCATTAACAAAAAAACGTTCAGGTTTGTCTGTTAATTGATCTTTAGGATAAAAAGCTGGGCCTTCAGGTAAAAGTTCTATGATTTTTTGAAAAACATTTTCAACATTGAATTTTTCAAGAGCAGATATTATATAAACAAATGAATTTGGAACTTTATTTTTCCAGTAGTTAATTTTATCTTCTACTTCCTCTTGACTAGATTTATCTATTTTATTTAACAATAAAATTACCGGTATTTTACTGTGAATTATTTTATTGAAAAAAGCTTCGTTTTTTAGCTCTTTTTCTCCCATTTCTACCATGTATATGAGCACATCAGCATCTTCAAAAGCTGCTTTTACGAAATCCATCATAGATTCTTGTAGCTCATAAGCTGGTTTTATAATACCAGGTGTATCAGAAAAAACAACTTGATAATTATCATTATTCACAATTCCTAAAATACGATGTCTAGTAGTTTGTGCTTTAGAAGTAATTATAGAAAGTTTTTCACCAACGAAGGCGTTCATTAAAGTTGATTTACCAACGTTTGGATTACCAATAATATTTACAAATCCTGCTTTGTGTACCATGAGGCAAAGATACATGGTTTTTAAAAATAAAAAGGATTTTTAATGGTCTGTAATTGTAGTGGTTATGTTTTTTGCGAATAAAAAGATGCTTTTTATTTGTTTATAAAGATAAAAAAGACGTATATTTGCAACCGCAAATCGCGGGATAGAGCAGTAGGTAGCTCGTCGGGCTCATAACCCGAAGGTCACTGGTTCGAGTCCAGTTCCCGCTACTAGTAATGACAAGGCTTCACATTTCTGTGAAGCCTTTTTTTATGTTTCATATAAAACAAAATGTATTATATTATTCGTTACTCTTTCTGCTTAGAATTAAGATTTAAATATTGATGATTTCTCTTTAAAACTTTTAAACTCTATCATATAGCTATTTGGGTCTTTTACAAAAAAGGACAAGTGTTCACCAACATTTCCTTTCATAAAGGTTGTTTCAATTGTTACTCCTATATCCATTTGTAATAGTTTCCCATAAAGTTTACCAAATTCATCGATATCTAATATAATTCCGAAATGGAATGAAGGTAAAATATGTTCTTCTAATCTATAATTTTTAAATTCAAAATTAAATTCACCTGACTTGGTAAAAGTAATTTGATTTCCAAATAAATTAATATCTAACCAAGAGTTAGTATTCCTTCCTAATTCTACATTAAAAACTTTTGTATAAAAAGTCTTAGTAGTTGCCACATCTTTACAAGGTAATGATAAATGAAAGTTTGCACTCATAATTATATAATTTCTAAGTTATCTAATCTTAAAACTACAAAATCTTCGTCATCAAGATCTTCAGTTAATACAGAATAAGTAATATTAAATTTTTTTCCTTGAAACTTACCTGATTTTAAATTGTACTTTTCTATCACATCTTTTTTTATTTCTTCAAAAACAATTTCTTCTCCATTTTCTAAAAGAAAACTATAATACCCAAATTGAAAAGTTATAAAAGTACCTGTTTCGTCTATTTTTTCTTCACTTGAATAATAATTATACTTCATAGCTAGATTGGTTAAAAGTTATCATCTAAAAAATTTTCTTCATCAAAAGAGTTCTCATCTTCTATATAATCATCCATTGTTTCTTCTAACTTTCTACTAATTTTTACTAAATAAATAGTATCATTAGTTCTAACTTCAACAGCATTTATTGTTTTTCCTTCTGCATTTTGAAAGAAAATAATATCGCTGTATTCGTAACCATCAGGATATTTTTCAACTAATAAGTTTAATATATCTGTGGTTAATTTGTTGTAGTCTACAATTATTCTTTTCATAATTTTACATATTTAATAAATAAGCAAAAATTAACGGTGCAACTATAGTGGCATCACTTTCTATAATATATTTTGGCGTATCAATGTCTAGTTTTCCCCAAGTGATTTTCTCATTTGGAACGGCTCCTGAATATGAACCATAGCTAGTTGTAGAATCTGATATTTGACAGAAGTAACTCCAGAACGGAGTATCTTCTCTTTCCATATCTTGATACAGCATTGGAACTACACAGATAGGAAAATCTCCTGCAATTCCTCCACCAATTTGAAAGAAACCGATTCCATTATTTGAATTATCTGTATACCAATCAGCCAAAAAAGTCATATATTCAATACCAGACTTCATGGTTGAGGCTTTTAAATCACCTTTAAGCACATAAGAGGCAAAAATATTTCCCATTGTTGAATCTTCCCAACCAGGAACTACCATTGGTAAGTTTTTTTGTGCTGCTGCATACATCCAAGAATCTTTAATATCTATCTCATAGTATTCTTCTAAAACACCAGATAATAATAACTTGTACATAAATTCATGTGGAAAATAGCTTTCATCATTTTCCTCTGCTTCTTTCCATATTTTAAAAATATGTTTCTGTAAACGTCTAAAAGCTTCATCTTCTGGAATACAAGTATCTGTTACTCTATTCAAACCTTTCAAGAGTAAATCCCATTCGTCTTGCGGTGTTAAATCACGATAATTAGGAACACGTTTATAATGTGAATGTGCCACTAAATTCATAATATCTTCCTCTAAATTAGCTCCTGTACATGAAATAATGTGTACTTTGTCTTGACGAATTATCTCTGAAAATATTTTCCCTATTTCAGCTGTACTCATTGCTCCAGCTAATGACACTAGCATTTTAGAACCTTGTTCTAATTGTTCTTCATATCCTTTTGCTGCATCTACTAATGCCGCAGCATTAAAGTGCAAAAAATACTTTTCTATAAAGTCTGATATTGGATGTCTATTAGTATTCATCATTATCTCTAAATTTTGAAAGTTTATTAAATGGTGAGTCATTATTTTCATCTTCTTCATAATCATCATCTTTTAAAGAAAATTTATAGCTTAACATTTTATAATACAATTTAGCAGCTAAAAAATCAGATGATTTTTCTGATGGATTAGGACATAGCTCTACAATATCAAATCCAACTACATTTTTAGCTTTAAATACTTTTTGTAAAAACTCTAAAGTTTCATACCAAAACAATCCTCCTGGTTCTGGAGTTCCAGTACTTGGCATTATAGAAGGATCTAAAGCATCTAAATCAAAAGTGATAAAAACATTCCCTGTTAATTGATCAATTACATCATCCATCCAGTATTCGTTCGTAGCCATTTCATGAGCAAAAAACACTTTATCCTTGTTCATTACTCGGGTTTCTGAAACATCCATACTACGAATACCTACTTGTACCAAATTAGTATTCTGATTGGCTTCATATACAGCACAAGCATGATTGCAAGAAGAACCATTATATTCTTTTCTTAAATCTGCGTGTGCATCTATGTGTAATACTGTTAGGTTGTTGTAGCATTCATTAAAAGCTTTAATACTTCCTATTGAAATTGAATGTTCTCCTCCAAATAGTGTTACAAATTTATTCTTGTTAATAAACCTTTTAGTTACTTCATGTACAGCCTCTACCATAGCTTCTGGCGAGCTATTTTCTGTTACAGCGTCAGCTAAATAAATTCCTTCTTTGTAGACTTCACTATTTGTTTCTATATCATAAAGTTCCATGTTTTCTGATGCTTTTAAAAATGCTTCTGCTCCTTTATCAGCACCTTTTTGCCATGTACTTGTTCCGTCAAAAGGCACAGGAATTAATACTACTTTTGAAGTTTCTAATTTTGAGTATTCTTCTGCAATTCCTGCATAAGTTCTATTAGTTTTCATATCCTAAAATTGAAAGAAATTCTTTACTTGTTTGTTGTTCTTTAAATAATTGTGTTTTTATATTTCCGTTCTCGTCTTCTTGAATTAAAACATGTTTTGGATGTGGAATTAAACAATGCTGTAATCCACCAAATCCACCAATGGTTTCTTGATAAGCTCCTGAATTGAAAAAGCCAATGTATAATGGTTTCTCTTTTTCATAAACGGGTAAATAAATGGCATTTATATGTTGTTCTGAATTATAATAATCATCACTATCACAAGTTAACCCGCCCAATAAAACACGCTCGTATTGTCTATTCCATTTATTAACTGGAAGCATAATAAAGCGTTTATTAATCGCCCAAGAATCAGGTAGTGTAGTAATGAAAGATGAGTTTATCATATTCCATTTTTCTCGATCGTTTTGTTTTTTTTGATATAGTACTTCATAAATAGCTCCTCCAGCTTCTCCTACGGTAAAGCTTCCGAATTCGGTAAAAATATCTGGGACATTAACTCCAGCCTCATCACAAGTTGTTTTTACCTGGGTTATTATTTCTTCAACCATATACTCGTAATCGTAATTAAAAGCTAATGAGTTTTTGATTGGAAACCCGCCTCCAATATTTAAACTATCTAATGTTGGACAAACTTTCTTTAAATCGATATAAACTTTTAAACACTTCAGTAGTTCGTTCCAATAATATGCATTATCCTTTATACCTGTATTGATAAAAAAATGAAGCATTTTTAATTTTACTTGCGGATTGTTAGCTATTTCTCTTTCGTAAAAAGACACAATGTTTTTATAACCAATACCTAAACGACTTGTATAAAATTCAAATTTAGGTTCTTCTTCTGAAGCAATACGAATTCCTACCTTAAATTGATTATTAGTCTTATCTAACAATAAATTCAACTCTTCAAAATTATCAATAATGGGAATACAATTTTTATGCCCGCCATCTATTAAATTAACAATGTTCTCTATGTAAGTATCACGTTTAAAACCGTTACATAATACATAAGCATTATCATTTAACTTTCCTTTTTTCTTTAAAGATTTGATAATATCAATATCAAATGCTGAAGAAGTTTCTATATGTATATCGTTTTTTAAAGCTTCTTCAAGGATATATTTAAAGTGTGAGCTTTTAGTGCAGTATGAGTAATGGTATTTGCCATTGTAATCTAATTTAGATATAGCGTTATTAAACCACTTTTGGGCTCTTTTAATGTTTTTGGAAATTTTTGGTAAATACGTAAATTTTAATGGTGTTCCGTATTGTTTAATTAATTCCATTAAATCTATTCCATGAAAGAATAAGTTTCCATTATGGGTGTGAAATTCCTCTTGAGGAAAATCAAATGTTTGTTCTATTAAATCTTTGTATTTAGTATTCATTTTATTTCAATAAAAATTATAGAATACAACCTTTTAATCACCTTGTGATTTGGTTGGATATAACTTAAATTGAAATAAGACTAAACTCTAAGGTCTAGAAAAACACCTCTTAGTCTGAGGTTTTGGAGTATACTTAATTGTAATAAAGTAGAAGAAACCTTAATTTTTTCGCTGTGTTTCCAAAACACTAAGCAACTTTCCATCTTCCTATTCAAGTTGCCTACGAAACGTGCTAAACGTAACATTTTATTAATCCATAGGTAAATCAAATATAAAGTTTTTTTTAACATAAAAAACTTCTTTTTTGTTGATTAATAATTTTAATACAGCACACATAAAAATAAATTATATCAATTGTTTTTATTGGATTTAATTGCGTATTCTGTTATATAAGCAAATAGTTTTATATTCACAACCTGAAGGTCACTGGTTCGAGTCTAATTCCCGTTACTAGCCAAGATTCATCACCATATTTTGTTGATGGGTTTTTTATTTTCTTTTTAAGACATGTCAAAAAAAAATAATAGACTATGACTTATAGCTAGTAGTTGATAAGTGAAGCTGTTTTAATCATTTCCCATCCAATCTAAAAACTGAATAACTTTTACTCTACTTATGAGGATGTCATCATCTACAGGTAATTTCAGTTTAAGTTTAAGGCGACTGTTGAAAAATTTAGAGGCTTTTTCTACAGCATCGATATTGATAATATACTTGCGAGATACTCGAAAGAACATTTTGGGATTAAGTTTTACTTCTATTTCATTAAGAGAAGGGTCTAATAGAAACTTGTCTTTTTTATAAGTTACTAAATAAGTGTATTTAGCATCAGAAAAGAAATAAGCAATTTCACTAGTATGAACATACCGAAAAACATCACCGATTTTAATAGTAAATCGATCTTTATATTCTTTTTGAGGAGATTGAAGTAGTACTTGTAGTTCTTGCATCGAAATAGTCTGCTTCTTCTGAATTAACATTTCGTGTTTTTGAAGAGCCCCTTTCAGGTTCTTTTGATCAACAGGTTTTAACAAATAATCAATACTGTTTAGTTTAAAAGCTTGTATCGCATATTCATGATATGCAGTTAGGAATATAATAGGAGCTTTAGGTGTTATGTCTGAAAAAATTTGAAAACATTGTCCATCCGCAAGTTCTATGTCCATAAATATGAGATCACACCCATTTTCATTAGTAGTAAACCAATCTATGCTATCTGAAACTGATTTTAAACAAGCAACAATATTAATTTCTGTACCAGTTTGATGGAGCATTTCTATTAATTCTCGTTGCGCTAATACTTCGTCTTCTATAATAAGAATATTCATTATTTTATAAAAAGGGTAAAATTACTTTAAAATCGTTTGGGGTTACTATAACATTAATCTCTTGATTAAATTTAGCGTATTGCATACGGATATTTTTTAACCCAATACCCCAAGACGCCTCACTTTTCTTGTGCTGAATAATATTATGTACTGTAATTGAATTAGCGTCAGAGATTATATTAATTTTTAGTGGTTTACTATCTGTAATACTATTATGTTTTACAGCATTTTCAATTAAAATTTGTAATGCCATTGGAATTATTTTTTTTGTAAGATGGACATCTTTTATTTGAACAGAGATTTGTAAATTAGATTCAAAACGTGTTTTTAATAAGAAAATATAATCTTTCAAAAAATTAATCTCTTCTTCTAAAGTAATCAATTCTTTATTGTGTTGTTCTAATACGTGTCTATATACATTGGATAATTTCCTTGTAAATTCTTTCGCTTTATTACCATCAAAGCTTACCAATGCTGAGAGTGTGTTTAAACTATTAAATAAAAAGTGAGGATTAAGTTGATTTTTTAATATTTCATATTGAAAATGAGAATTTTCTTTTTTTAACCATGCATTATCCAAGGCCGTTTCATAATGTCTAGTATATTGAAAATAAAATTCCATTGTAAGGATTAATAAAATATTAATAATAACACCAATTATAGAGCTGTAGAATATTTTTTTAAAAGGAATGATTTCTTGACCTTTATATAGATAGATAATAAGATTGATGAGTATTACCCAAACTATAATTATAATTATTCCTAAAAAAAATTCGATAAAGAAGCGTTTTATCATGCTGCTATAATTATTCCATGAAAAATGGATGTCTAATTTTTGAATTAACCGATAATCTAAATAACATATAAATAAAAGATTAGGGAAGTTGATTAAAAATTTTGATAGTAAGTTTTTGAAACTAAATAAGGCTTCATTGTTTTGTAGCCAGTAAGAAAAATCAATAATTACTTGAAAAGTAATGGCGTAAAATGCTAGAAGGAGAATTAATTTCCAATTAAAAAAACGATTCGTGTACTGTAGATTAGGTAATTTCAATTAAAATTCGATTTTATAATAAAAATTAGGAAGAAGAAATAAAACATCATTATCAACTACTTTGTTAGTGAAAAAATTATATTCATATCCTTGATTTTGTGTTGCTAATGTAGCATTTTGAAAATCCAATCCCCAAGTGGTTGTGCTTTTCTTTTTATTAATTTTATAAGTAACTCCAAAATTAACCCATAATTCTGGGTCGTTCTGTAGGCTATATAATCGGTCGTGATCTAGAACAACTTTTTGTTTTGCAGTACTTTGAGCTTCTAAAAACGGAGTATTACGTTGACCGCCCAAATAAGTTGTATTAAAATTGAAGCCAAGTGTTCTTTTTTTATAGTTGGCTATATCTTTACTATTACTAATAGTAAATTCTTTACCAGCAGTTAGAGTAGCTGAGTAACTTCTATTAAATAAAGAGTTTCTTTCAATACCATCACCACCAACATAATTTGAGTTGAAGAAAGATGCTGTTAGTAAATAATAATAGTTGTTACTAAAATACTTTTCTAAAGTAATATCAACTCCAATGTTTTTACCAGTACCATCATTATTCAAGGCTCTGTCAAGTTTCCAAAGCTGGGTGTAGTTAGCGGTAGAGTATGAGCTATCTATAGCAACAGGTACATCATGTAATTTTTGGTAATAACCTTCTACATTAAGATGTAAACTGTTGTTTATTTTCAAATCAACACTTGCAACATAATGATTTGCTTTTGATTTTTTAATATGTTTATTATTTCTGATTGCTCCATTTTTATCTAAATGCTTAAAATAATAGACTTTTAAATCTTCTCTACGACTATGTGAACCATAGCCTAACCCAAATTTAAGCTTTGGTGAGGCTTTCCATTGTATACCTGCTCGGGGTTCAATAGTAGTTTCTTTATTTACACTAAAGTGTGAAATATTAACACCAAGTTGTGCACTAAATTTTGGCGAAATTTGAAAATCTGTTTGTGTATAAGTTTGAAAGTAATAACTGTTTTCTTTAGTGTTTAGGTATTCTTTTAATGGTTCTTTAGAATTATCAACTTGACGTGCGGTTGCTTTTAGACTAAGATAATCAGCAGTAATTCCAGTAGAAGTATGTATACGTTTAGAAAATTTATTAGATAAGTTTGTGGTAAGAGTGTATTTAATTTCACGATTTTCTAGATTACTATAAGGTGTTAATGTTCCTGTATTTAAAAATTCTGAATCTGGTTCGAACCATTCTGTTTTAGATTTGTAGCCACTAGTTGTTATACCGATAGAACTATTTAAAAAAGATTTTTTATTTAATTGTATTTTATGATTTACACCAATTGCCATCATATCAAAATCAATATCGTCTTGTTTAAAATCTCTTTCAGTTTCTCTACGCTTTATTTCACCATCTTTTTTATCTACTTTGTATTTTTTATAAGGAGTAAATATGGAGCTTATTCCAGCCATACCCCACATGGAAAAGTTTCCACTGTTTTCGGTTGGGATATATAATTTAAATGAAAGGTCTTGGTAGTCTGGAGAAACACCTCTTACGAGTCTTCCATAATAGCCGATAAAGCCATGACGATAATTTACAAGATAGCTGGAGTTAGATCCTTTTTTTAGAGGACCTTCTATTGCTAAATCAACTCCTAGAATTCCTAATTGCCCTGTATATTTGGTTTCATCATTATTTCCTTTTCTAAAATTGATATCAAATACACCAGAAGTAACATTACCATAAGCAGCAGGGAAAGCACCAGTTATAAAGTCTGATGTACCTAATACATTAGGGCTAAAAATAGTAACAAGACCAGCACCAGCAAGATTACCGCCACCAAAGTGTGAGGCGCCAGGTACTTCTATGCCTTCAATTCGCCATAATACATTGGTAGGAGAATTTCCACGAATTACGACTCCATTATCTTGAGCGGATCCAAAAGTAGCTCCAGCAAAATTGTAAGCAACTCTGGCAGGATCACCTAATCCACCTGCGAAGCGGGTAGCCTCTTCTATGGAAAAAGAGCGAGCACTAACTTTTGCTGATTTGTTTAAAGGGCGCTTCGCATTTATAGGGGTAATTAGAACTTCATTAAGATTTTCTAGAGATTCTTCCATTTCTACAATAATTGTATATGCTCTTGCCGATGTAATAAGTGCTCCTCTAGTAATTATAGGTTGATAGCCTATAAAAGAAACTTTAATGTCTTGTCTTCCTATAGGAACATTATTGAGTTCAAATTCTCCATTTATATTTGTTATAACTCCTAACAAAGGTTTTGTGTTTGGTATGGTAATAGTTGCGCCTATAAGTGGCTGTTTAGATGTAGCATCTATAACTTTTCCAGAGATTTTCTGAGTAAGTTCCTGGGATATAGATAAGTAAGTGTTCAGTATGGTAATTATAAAAAATAATAAAACTCTTAAAAACATAATTAAGTATTTGATTTAAATAAAGGGATAAAAGTATAGAGAACGCATAGGTTGAATATTGTT belongs to Tenacibaculum sp. MAR_2010_89 and includes:
- a CDS encoding TonB-dependent receptor, whose translation is MFLRVLLFFIITILNTYLSISQELTQKISGKVIDATSKQPLIGATITIPNTKPLLGVITNINGEFELNNVPIGRQDIKVSFIGYQPIITRGALITSARAYTIIVEMEESLENLNEVLITPINAKRPLNKSAKVSARSFSIEEATRFAGGLGDPARVAYNFAGATFGSAQDNGVVIRGNSPTNVLWRIEGIEVPGASHFGGGNLAGAGLVTIFSPNVLGTSDFITGAFPAAYGNVTSGVFDINFRKGNNDETKYTGQLGILGVDLAIEGPLKKGSNSSYLVNYRHGFIGYYGRLVRGVSPDYQDLSFKLYIPTENSGNFSMWGMAGISSIFTPYKKYKVDKKDGEIKRRETERDFKQDDIDFDMMAIGVNHKIQLNKKSFLNSSIGITTSGYKSKTEWFEPDSEFLNTGTLTPYSNLENREIKYTLTTNLSNKFSKRIHTSTGITADYLSLKATARQVDNSKEPLKEYLNTKENSYYFQTYTQTDFQISPKFSAQLGVNISHFSVNKETTIEPRAGIQWKASPKLKFGLGYGSHSRREDLKVYYFKHLDKNGAIRNNKHIKKSKANHYVASVDLKINNSLHLNVEGYYQKLHDVPVAIDSSYSTANYTQLWKLDRALNNDGTGKNIGVDITLEKYFSNNYYYLLTASFFNSNYVGGDGIERNSLFNRSYSATLTAGKEFTISNSKDIANYKKRTLGFNFNTTYLGGQRNTPFLEAQSTAKQKVVLDHDRLYSLQNDPELWVNFGVTYKINKKKSTTTWGLDFQNATLATQNQGYEYNFFTNKVVDNDVLFLLPNFYYKIEF